The stretch of DNA GATGATATCCAAAGCACGGAAAATAGCATTGCCTTGAGATTCCATAAGAGAATGATTAGCAAAAAGATCGAATATATAAGCCAGGAGTATTGGAGAGAGCTGATCACTAGAGACAAATATTTTGGTCGGGTCTTCCTTTTTAAAGATACTCTGAAGAGCAAAAAGAAATTTTCCTAGCTCCTCAAAAGAGACTCCGACGATCTCTTCTGAAATTTTCTTATTCTGGCTAGACTCTTTAAATATATCGATACAAGAAGAGAGAAATTCCCATTGATGAAGATCACAAGCAACATAGAAAATCTCGACCAAAGCTCGAATATCATTTTGATCCCAAGCTCTATGAAATAAGCTATTAAGATGGAGTGTGAATCCAGACCAATAACTTAAAAATAATTCCATCTTAGAAGAACGAAACTCTAAGACCGTCGGATCAAGGCGACAAAATAACGTAGCACGAGATTTATCCTGTAACCAAAAAAGTAGTTTTTCTTCCTGCCCTGGCGTGATTGCATATGGAGCTACTTGCAATACTAAAATCATAAACACTAAAGCAATGCGATCACGTTTATAAAAGCTTTCATGCAGTCGGTACACGACGTGGTCTTTAAGTCTAAAGATTTCAGGATGCTGTGAATAGCGCTTCAATGCTAATAGCAAGCTTTTGATTTCTTCATTGTATTCGCGAAGTCTCTGATATACGAGAGCCTTTCCAAGATATTCTAAGGGAGCAGCAACACCATCATGTAATTTTGAGAACTCTTCAATAGCTAAAGAAAATTCCTGTTCATTATTATTTGTAGAAGCCTTCTCTAAAACTGTAATTCCTCCTCGAAACCTTGCTTCGTAACCTTCTTTACGTCCTGGGAAAGATTCTGCGATTCTTCGATAAAGAACCAAAGCTCGATCATATAACTTTTCTGCAAGAAAAGCATCGGGAACAGCAAGACAGCTGACCCTCAAAGAACCACTACTTTCAAAAATGCCTATATCTCCCAGAATATCTTCCATATCCCGAACTATGATCGCTAATCGCCCACTACGACTTGGCAAATAATCCATATGGATAAGCCAAGTCGTAGTGTCGATAAACAAGGACAAGCCGTGATTATGCTTTTCTAAAGTTATCAAAAAAGTGTCCTTATCACATTCTAAACCTTGAGAACACTTCTGAATTTCTAGGCTATTTTTCACCAGAGATACAGATAAGATTCCATCTTTAATATGCAACCAAAAGCCATAGCCCTGATAAAAATCTCCTCCTAAAGCATTTTCTGAAGTGGGAAGTAGAATTCCAAAACCCTCATCCAGGCCTTTTTTAGAAAGAGTATATTCTAAACGCATCTCAGAGAAACTCTCAATACTAGAGATTGCTAGACTGTACCATGATGCTGGAGAGACTTCCAACATTGGAAAATACTTAGAAAGTAAAATAGGCTCGTTTAGCTTCCAACTACAGGATTTTTTAGGGGATAACGCCGTTGTTAAAGTCCATCTGGGGCTCCCTCTCAGATGACTCTCTATATCTTCCTTAAGCTCTGTTATTGAAGAATAGCGTTCTTTAGGATCTACAGCTAATGTTCTCATCACTACAGCGGAGAGAAACGGAGGAATTTCTCGATAGGGGGCGACCTCTTGAGGGTTGGGAATCCCCTGACCATCAATAACAATTTTCTTTCCTTTCTTCCTTCTATAAGGGAAGGAAAGAGTGAGCATCTGATAAAGCACCACTCCCAATGCATAGATATCTGTACTTTCAGAAGCAGGATGACCAAGGAGCCTTTCAGGAGCCATATAGTCTGGAGTCCCCACTATTCTCCCTGGAATTGTCATTTTTGAAAAAAGGACCTTCTCTTTTCCGATATCTATGTCAAGAAGGTCATCTTCTTCTCCACGAGCAACTGCTGCTCCCCAATCTAAGATTACAACCTCACTAAAAAGACCTAATAGGATATTGTCGGGTTTAAGATCGCGATGAAGAATGCCCCTAGAATGGACATATTCTATAGTACAGCAAATCTTATGAAATATAGAGAGAAATACTCCTACAGAAGTTTTTTCTGCTAATTCCTTAGAGAGGGGTTCTTTTTGCCAGACACTCTTCAATAAAGTTTTTAGTGTGTATCCCTCTATGTAGGGCATAGTATAGTATACAGGATCTTTCTCACTATAGATAGTGTAGACAGGAACAACACCAGGATGAATAAGGTCAGCAGCAATTCTAGCCTCTCGCAAAAATCTCCTTTTCAATAGAGGATTTTCTGCAAGATCTTCGCGAATTTTTTTAAGAGCTACTTTGCGGGAACATACAGGGTCATAGGCAAGGTATACCTCACCCATTCCTCCCTTTCCAATAATTCTAACAATATCATAGCGCTCCAAAGATGGTCAGTCCTTTCTTTCTAAGAAAACGACGCAAGCTTATCAAGAATGCTTTGTAATTCTATACGATTATTTTTTAAAGCTTCTTCTTTCATACGCACAAGATTAGGATTTGCCTTTTGGCAAAAACTCTTATCACCGAGCAAACGCTCCAAGTTGTCCACAGCTCTTTCTAACCTAACTCTTTCTTTTTCTAAACGCCCTGCTTCCTTGAGAAGATGCTCTTCTGGAACAAAAATTCCAAGGCGAATACTATCCACAGCACCAAAACTATAGAGGCTTTTTTCAGGCTCTTTATCTAAAAGTTGTATAGATTCTAGCCCCCCTAATGCCTGAAGTATGGGAATATATCTCTGTATATCCGTATGTTCACCACAAATAACAAAAGCCTTCAGGTGTAAACGCGGATCCAGTTGCATCTCCCCACGGATATTCCTAATAGTATAGACCAGCCTTTGAGCTAAAGTAAACGATTCTCTAAGATCTTCTGGCATCTTCACATCAAAAGTTGTTGGATATGGAGCCTCCATACAAGCGCGAGAGCGCAGCATATTTAAAGCGTGACGTGTAAATGCATCACCTGCTCCTTTAGGAAGTTCTCCTAATGTATCCTTCATCCTTAAAAATAAAGATTCTGTAATGAAAGGAACTACAGGGTGAAGAACTCCTAACACATTAACAAGAAGAACAGCGAGTAACGTACGTTTGGTCGATTTAGAAGTTTCGTCTCCCTGCTTACCAAAGAGTATGGGTTTAATAATCTCAATATAGGTAGAACAAAGATCGTTATAGAAAAACTTATAAGCTAAAGTTGCTACTTGATCAAAAGCATAGGTTGCATAGGCCTCCTCAAGCTGATGAATAAGCTGATTAAAACTATCCAAGATATAAAAATCTTCAAGGCCTAAAGAGTTCTCATCAATACCTTTAAGAAGGTCCTTTCCCTCGAGATCTGAGATATGACCAAAGATAAACCTTGCGCCGTTCCAGATCTTGTTCGCGAAGTGCTTGTACTCTTCAAATAATCTGTAATCAAGATCGATCTGCTCTCCACGATTTGCACAAGAACACAAAGTCATGCGTACAGCATCTGTACCATAAGTAGCAATCATCTCTAAAGGATCTACAACGTTACCTTTAGATTTAGAAAGCTTTTCCCACTTCGCAACGACATCATTAGGAGGCGCTTCTCCCATATCATAGGCTAGCTTTTCCTTACCAGAAATATAGGACCACTCGCCAAATTCGTTATAGCGCTTATAAGACTTCCCGAATATCAATCCGTGAAGGAAAACCTCAGAAAAAGGTTTGTCTCCTGTCATCGAAGAACATAACAATACCATCCGAGTTACCCAAAAAAATAAAATATCGTGTCCCGTAACTAAGACAGCTGTGGGATAAAATTTCTTCAAATCTGGAGAATCTTCGTCAGGCCATCCCAAGCAGGTCAAGGGCCATAAGCCTGAAGAGAACCAGGTGTCCAGAACATCGGAATCCTGATACCAAGAATCAGGATCTTGAGCTACTTCTTGGGGAATCCCTTCTCCATCATAGCAGAGGATACGTGCGTCATCATCTTTATGATACCAAACAGGAATACGATGCCCCCACCAAAGCTGCCTACTAATGCACCAATCTCGAAGGTGATTGACCCAAGAAAGATAGTTTTTAACAAAATCGTCAGGAAAAATCTTAATATTTTTACTTTCTACAAACTCTCGCAAAACTCCACGGAACTCTGATACGGAGATAAACCACTGTTTAGAAAGATAAGGCTCAATTACAGCTCCAGATCGGTACGAAACACCGATACGAAGTTTATAGGGTTCTTTTCTTAGAAATAACCCTTCTTCCTCTAAGGCAACGAGAATCTCCTCGCGTGCTTTCTCCTTGGTCATCCCAACAAAAGGTCCGCCATTCTCATTAATTCCCCCTGAAGGAGTCAGAATATTGATCATGGGTAAATGATGGTTGATCCCCATAAGGTAATCGTCCTTATCGTGAGCAGGAGTGACTTTTACAGCTCCTGTTCCAAAGGTAGGATCTACAGAAGCATCTCCAATGATAGGAATCTGACGATTTACAAAAGGGACTTCAACACTCGCACCAATCCACGATGCATAGCGTTCATCGCTAGGTGACACTGCAATTGCAGTGTCGCCTAATAAAGTTTCGGGCCTTGTAGTTGCTACAACAATAGACTCTTTAGAACCCACAATACGATAGCTAATGTAATAGAGCCATCCGTCTTTCTCTTCGTATTCCACCTCATCATCAGAGAGGGCTGTTTGGAGGACAGGGTCCCAATTGACAAGGTAGTACCCACGATAAATAGAACCATTTTCAAATAGAGTTTTAAAAGCTTTTTTTACCGCACGATTAGCAAGCGGTTCCATAGTAAAGTGCTTCCTATCCCAATCGCAGGAACAACCCAGCTGTCGCAATTGCGAGAGAATGACTCCTTCGCTTTTTTCTTTCCATGCCCAAACATGCTCTAAAAATTCTTCTCGGCTGTATTCAATACGACGCTTACCTTGAGTAGCTTGGAGATGCCTTTCTACTACAGTCTGGGTAGCAATTCCTGCATGATCAGTTCCTGGAATCCAGCAAACCTCAAATCCTGACATACGCTTGTAACGCACAAGAACATCTTGGAGAGTGTTGACCAAAGCATGACCCATGTGCAAAACCCCAGTGACATTAGGGGGCGGCATGATTACAGAATACGGAGGCTTATCACTCGAAGTCCGCGCCTTAAACATCCCATTCTTTTCCCAAAAAACATACAACTTGGGTTCTATATCTTTAAAATCATATGCTTTTGGAAAATCTTCTGCTTCCATCATTCTTAATCCAAATTTGTGATCTCTACTCAGAAATACTTTATAGGCTTAGCTTACAAAAAATACCTCTGCTTTACCTTCCGTGAAATAAGGTATTGTTTATGATTTGATACTTTTCTATTTAAGGAGCGTCCAGGGAAATGACCTCCATCCAAAGATGATGACGCCTGCTAATAATCTCCTGATTTCCGCTGCATAACGCCACACGATAGGAGATAATTCCCTGAACTTCTTTGTATTCTAGTCCTTTAAGGCAATAAACTCGATAACCTGCACTTTGATTTACTTCATAGGTTAGTTTTTCTACCTTACCACTACCATAATAGACCCAGAGATACAGAGTGACAGGAAGACATTTTCTCATGCGCGAGGGAAGACTCCAAGTAACTATGACTTGCTGTCCATGCACCTCATCAAGACAACTCTGTTCAATATTGAGTTGCGCTGCTGCGGTATACTCTGAACCTATGTACTCTGTAAAAGAAGATAATGAGGGCTCGGAACAACCTAATAAGCAAATTAAACTTATTACTGTTAATAGAAATGCAAGCCCAAATACAATCTTAGAGCAGTAGTAGCGCAAAAACAACAGCAAACAATGAAAATGATTCGACAATTCCAATCGCTGCATAACACTTTCCATATATTGACGAAGATCGAGCATAAGCTTGGATTCCACTTACACAACACTTTCCTTGCATAACAGAAGATATTAAAAGGGCAGCCCCAACAGATAAGCCTATGGCAATCCCTCCTATTGACGATAGTGTTCCATTTTTTATTGCTGCCTGCATAAGCAACATCAAAATAAACCCGTAGATAGACTGAGATGAGGGCATCGCCGACATTCCTATCAATTTACCGTGTCCTTCATCTATCCGAGACATTACTGCATGTGAAGCTACACCAGCAATTCCACATCCTATAGCGCTTCCGATCATAGCTAGACCTAAGACCAAAGCAGGCCCAACAACAGACAAATCAATCATACTTACCTCATGTCCTCCCTTCTGAAATACCTTTAAGATAATTACGAACTTGACAAGATTTCTTTCATGTTCCTTGCTTAAAGACAGGGGAAGTTTATCAAACTATTGAATTATTATCTAAGTGAATCCCTGAAGCTGGAGCATCTTCACGACAGACGACTTTTCTCAGAGGGCGTAACGGACGCCCCCCTCCATCAAAACTATAGTGGTACCATTCAATAAAATTTAACCTAAGTCCGTGAATCACTCCCCCCATAATAGAAAGAATAATATTCACAGAGTGACCAAGAAGAATCACCATGGAACCGAGAAGCATAGGCAATCTTGCCCCCATTTGATTAAAAGTTGCTCCCATCATAGCACCAGCAAGTCCTAAAGCATATATACGGAGATAAGAGAGAACATCAGAAAACACCTGAATCACAGAAATGATTTCCTCAACTCCACGCCAACTTTTCTGTATGACTGCGAGTACAACAGCAAGCCCTATGCCACAAAACATGCCGTAATATCCTATTTGGCCTCCTAATTCATAGGGAACATGGAAAAGATAATGAATCAAGGATACAGCGCCAAGATAAATAGGTACATAAAGATAGGCGCTCACCATAAAGATAATCCACCCAATACCAGCATAACGATAGCGAAGGTAGCGCAACATACCTAAGGAAAGATGAATCACTCCGATAAACAACGCAAGCTCCATAAGGATGTTATCGACAAACTTATCATAGACGATGGAACGAGATTCTATACTTGCGCTTCCTGTTTCGGTTGCTAGCAAGAATGCCTTAGGGTCACGAATAGCCTTCAAAGAGGGATACTCATTAGTTAATTCTTTATAGCTTTTAGGATGAGTCTCTAAGTAGTATTCTGCCTTTTTCAAAGCCAAAATATGAGTCATAGAGTATTCTCTAAACATACTCGTTTTACTAAAGGTAATTCCAAAAAATGATGTTGTTGTCGTTCCCCAACATATACACCCAAGACCTAAAATAGCCGTCATCTTAACTATACGAGAGAGGTGTTTGGAGAATTTCATCTTACGACGATTCTTCCAGGAGAATAAGAACGAGGAAGCTAAAAATAGCAAGCCATAGCCAGCATCATTGACGATCATAGAGAAGAAGAGCACAAAAGCAAAAAATACCCAGGTGGAGGGATCCTTATCTGAATATGCTGGAGTATCATAGATCTGTACCAGGTCCTCTCCTATCATGCCCACGCCTTTATTCTCAAGGTATGTAGGAACGATCTCATCAGGATCGACAGGAACCCTCTCAATGTAAATCTGATAGCGATTACAAAGACTTTGTAATTCTTGTATTTTGTTGACAATGACCCAACCCGTAACAGCAAAGACTTTGCCGTCAAATAAGTCCTCGCAACACTCTTTCGCTTCATAAAGCCGTTTTTCGTTATCATAA from Candidatus Chlamydia corallus encodes:
- a CDS encoding ATP synthase subunit C, producing the protein MIDLSVVGPALVLGLAMIGSAIGCGIAGVASHAVMSRIDEGHGKLIGMSAMPSSQSIYGFILMLLMQAAIKNGTLSSIGGIAIGLSVGAALLISSVMQGKCCVSGIQAYARSSSIYGKCYAAIGIVESFSLFAVVFALLLL
- a CDS encoding valine--tRNA ligase; protein product: MEAEDFPKAYDFKDIEPKLYVFWEKNGMFKARTSSDKPPYSVIMPPPNVTGVLHMGHALVNTLQDVLVRYKRMSGFEVCWIPGTDHAGIATQTVVERHLQATQGKRRIEYSREEFLEHVWAWKEKSEGVILSQLRQLGCSCDWDRKHFTMEPLANRAVKKAFKTLFENGSIYRGYYLVNWDPVLQTALSDDEVEYEEKDGWLYYISYRIVGSKESIVVATTRPETLLGDTAIAVSPSDERYASWIGASVEVPFVNRQIPIIGDASVDPTFGTGAVKVTPAHDKDDYLMGINHHLPMINILTPSGGINENGGPFVGMTKEKAREEILVALEEEGLFLRKEPYKLRIGVSYRSGAVIEPYLSKQWFISVSEFRGVLREFVESKNIKIFPDDFVKNYLSWVNHLRDWCISRQLWWGHRIPVWYHKDDDARILCYDGEGIPQEVAQDPDSWYQDSDVLDTWFSSGLWPLTCLGWPDEDSPDLKKFYPTAVLVTGHDILFFWVTRMVLLCSSMTGDKPFSEVFLHGLIFGKSYKRYNEFGEWSYISGKEKLAYDMGEAPPNDVVAKWEKLSKSKGNVVDPLEMIATYGTDAVRMTLCSCANRGEQIDLDYRLFEEYKHFANKIWNGARFIFGHISDLEGKDLLKGIDENSLGLEDFYILDSFNQLIHQLEEAYATYAFDQVATLAYKFFYNDLCSTYIEIIKPILFGKQGDETSKSTKRTLLAVLLVNVLGVLHPVVPFITESLFLRMKDTLGELPKGAGDAFTRHALNMLRSRACMEAPYPTTFDVKMPEDLRESFTLAQRLVYTIRNIRGEMQLDPRLHLKAFVICGEHTDIQRYIPILQALGGLESIQLLDKEPEKSLYSFGAVDSIRLGIFVPEEHLLKEAGRLEKERVRLERAVDNLERLLGDKSFCQKANPNLVRMKEEALKNNRIELQSILDKLASFS
- the pknD gene encoding serine/threonine-protein kinase PknD, coding for MERYDIVRIIGKGGMGEVYLAYDPVCSRKVALKKIREDLAENPLLKRRFLREARIAADLIHPGVVPVYTIYSEKDPVYYTMPYIEGYTLKTLLKSVWQKEPLSKELAEKTSVGVFLSIFHKICCTIEYVHSRGILHRDLKPDNILLGLFSEVVILDWGAAVARGEEDDLLDIDIGKEKVLFSKMTIPGRIVGTPDYMAPERLLGHPASESTDIYALGVVLYQMLTLSFPYRRKKGKKIVIDGQGIPNPQEVAPYREIPPFLSAVVMRTLAVDPKERYSSITELKEDIESHLRGSPRWTLTTALSPKKSCSWKLNEPILLSKYFPMLEVSPASWYSLAISSIESFSEMRLEYTLSKKGLDEGFGILLPTSENALGGDFYQGYGFWLHIKDGILSVSLVKNSLEIQKCSQGLECDKDTFLITLEKHNHGLSLFIDTTTWLIHMDYLPSRSGRLAIIVRDMEDILGDIGIFESSGSLRVSCLAVPDAFLAEKLYDRALVLYRRIAESFPGRKEGYEARFRGGITVLEKASTNNNEQEFSLAIEEFSKLHDGVAAPLEYLGKALVYQRLREYNEEIKSLLLALKRYSQHPEIFRLKDHVVYRLHESFYKRDRIALVFMILVLQVAPYAITPGQEEKLLFWLQDKSRATLFCRLDPTVLEFRSSKMELFLSYWSGFTLHLNSLFHRAWDQNDIRALVEIFYVACDLHQWEFLSSCIDIFKESSQNKKISEEIVGVSFEELGKFLFALQSIFKKEDPTKIFVSSDQLSPILLAYIFDLFANHSLMESQGNAIFRALDIIRLKISKKFYNDYFLNHEIRAHLWSRNESELKKLFENYKERQLKDDQEEVFVLYGCYLALIQGYEVAMQHFDGCHEDRIFPTSLLARDCKRLGLLKDSLSYQERRLLLRQKFLYLHCLGNHEERDLCQKIYHLLTEESQL
- a CDS encoding acyl-CoA dehydrogenase, whose protein sequence is MQRLELSNHFHCLLLFLRYYCSKIVFGLAFLLTVISLICLLGCSEPSLSSFTEYIGSEYTAAAQLNIEQSCLDEVHGQQVIVTWSLPSRMRKCLPVTLYLWVYYGSGKVEKLTYEVNQSAGYRVYCLKGLEYKEVQGIISYRVALCSGNQEIISRRHHLWMEVISLDAP
- a CDS encoding V-type ATP synthase subunit I, yielding MRLDIHKYLFIGRDKADFFSASRELGVVEFISKKRFIVTQEGHRFVECLKVFDHLEAEYSLEALEFVQDEDVLAEDIVTEVLTLNKEIKGLSETVKALRKEIVRVKPLGFFSSSEITEFSKKTGISLRFFYRTHKANQDLEEDLPNVFYLSTAYNFDYYLVLGVVDLPREHYTEIEAPRSVNELQVDLASLQREIRSRVDRLCDLCAYRTKVLQGLCAYDNEKRLYEAKECCEDLFDGKVFAVTGWVIVNKIQELQSLCNRYQIYIERVPVDPDEIVPTYLENKGVGMIGEDLVQIYDTPAYSDKDPSTWVFFAFVLFFSMIVNDAGYGLLFLASSFLFSWKNRRKMKFSKHLSRIVKMTAILGLGCICWGTTTTSFFGITFSKTSMFREYSMTHILALKKAEYYLETHPKSYKELTNEYPSLKAIRDPKAFLLATETGSASIESRSIVYDKFVDNILMELALFIGVIHLSLGMLRYLRYRYAGIGWIIFMVSAYLYVPIYLGAVSLIHYLFHVPYELGGQIGYYGMFCGIGLAVVLAVIQKSWRGVEEIISVIQVFSDVLSYLRIYALGLAGAMMGATFNQMGARLPMLLGSMVILLGHSVNIILSIMGGVIHGLRLNFIEWYHYSFDGGGRPLRPLRKVVCREDAPASGIHLDNNSIV